The Amycolatopsis sp. DG1A-15b genome window below encodes:
- a CDS encoding carboxymuconolactone decarboxylase family protein, producing MEPRIDLFTTDTGSRLAKRFAGLGQVIDRSPLPKLTRELVSLRASQINGCGWCLDMHAKEAAAAGETAVRLALVAAWRESTVFSEAERAALALAEEGTRLADAAEGVSDETWARVREHYDDEQVAALVSLVALINAANRLAVIVHQKGGSYEAGMFAAAAERG from the coding sequence ATGGAACCCCGCATCGACCTGTTCACCACCGACACCGGCTCCCGGCTGGCGAAGCGGTTCGCCGGCCTCGGGCAGGTCATCGACCGGTCGCCGCTGCCGAAGCTCACCCGTGAACTGGTCAGCCTGCGGGCCAGCCAGATCAACGGGTGTGGCTGGTGCCTCGACATGCACGCCAAGGAAGCCGCCGCGGCCGGCGAGACGGCGGTCCGGCTCGCGCTCGTCGCCGCCTGGCGGGAGTCGACGGTCTTCAGCGAAGCCGAGCGGGCCGCCCTCGCCCTCGCCGAGGAGGGCACCCGGCTCGCCGACGCCGCCGAAGGCGTGTCCGACGAGACCTGGGCCCGGGTGCGCGAGCACTACGACGACGAGCAGGTCGCCGCGCTGGTCTCGCTGGTCGCCCTGATCAACGCCGCCAACCGGCTCGCCGTGATCGTGCACCAGAAGGGCGGGTCCTACGAGGCCGGGATGTTCGCCGCCGCTGCCGAACGCGGCTGA
- a CDS encoding glycoside hydrolase family 15 protein: MAPIEDYALLGDLHTAALLSRDGAIDWLCLPRFDSPACFAALLHDEHAGTWRLAPAGGGPATRRSYRGDSLIMATEWDTPDGTVRVLDFMPPRGEAADLVRTVEGVSGRVPMRMLLRLRLDYGAVTPWVRNEDGEFVAVAGPDAIRVRTPVPLHGEDLATHAEFTVAAGERVPFVLTHHASYRPRPRFADAEAALADTERFWAEWIGRCRYEGPWPDAVRRALITLKALTYAPTGGILAAATTSLPEQLGGSRNWDYRYCWLRDATFTLQALIGTGYHDEARAWREWLVRAVAGDPADLQIMYGLDGTRRLPESTLDWLSGYEGAAPVRVGNAAADQFQLDVWGEVLDGLHLVREAGLPTSHPAWDLQRGLLDFLEGHWDQPDNSLWEVRGPRRHFVHSKVMAWAGVDRAVHTVAAHGLDGPVEDWRALREKIHQDVCAHGYDADRNTFTQFYGSRGLDAALLLIPRVGFLPAGDARVRGTVDAVRAELAHGGFVRRYDPDADGGVDGLPGGEGSFLACSFWLADALHATGRTSEARGLFEQLLGLRNDVGLLSEEYDTASGRQVGNTPQAFSMVGLVNTARQLSGSETGTNAPGEHQRPLDD, from the coding sequence GTGGCCCCGATCGAGGACTACGCCCTGCTGGGCGACCTGCACACGGCGGCGCTGCTCTCGCGCGACGGCGCGATCGACTGGCTGTGCCTGCCCCGCTTCGACTCCCCGGCCTGTTTCGCCGCGCTCCTGCACGACGAGCACGCCGGCACCTGGCGGCTCGCCCCGGCCGGCGGCGGTCCCGCGACCCGGCGTTCGTACCGCGGCGACTCGCTGATCATGGCGACCGAGTGGGACACCCCCGACGGCACGGTCCGCGTCCTGGACTTCATGCCGCCGCGCGGGGAAGCCGCGGACCTCGTCCGCACCGTCGAAGGCGTGTCCGGCCGGGTACCGATGCGCATGCTGCTGCGGCTGCGGCTCGACTACGGCGCCGTCACCCCCTGGGTGCGCAACGAGGACGGCGAGTTCGTCGCGGTCGCCGGGCCCGACGCGATCCGGGTCCGCACCCCCGTGCCGCTGCACGGCGAGGACCTGGCCACGCACGCCGAGTTCACCGTGGCCGCCGGGGAGCGCGTCCCGTTCGTCCTCACCCACCACGCCTCCTACCGGCCGCGCCCGCGGTTCGCCGACGCCGAAGCCGCGCTCGCCGACACGGAACGCTTCTGGGCGGAGTGGATCGGCCGCTGCCGGTACGAGGGGCCGTGGCCGGACGCGGTCCGGCGCGCGCTGATCACGCTCAAGGCCCTCACCTACGCCCCGACCGGCGGCATCCTCGCCGCCGCGACGACGTCGCTGCCGGAACAGCTCGGCGGGTCGCGCAACTGGGACTACCGCTACTGCTGGCTGCGCGACGCGACCTTCACCCTGCAGGCCCTGATCGGCACCGGCTACCACGACGAAGCCCGCGCGTGGCGGGAATGGCTCGTGCGCGCGGTCGCCGGGGACCCCGCCGACCTGCAGATCATGTACGGCCTCGACGGCACCCGCCGGCTGCCGGAGTCGACGCTGGACTGGCTGTCGGGCTACGAAGGCGCCGCCCCGGTCCGGGTCGGCAACGCCGCAGCGGACCAGTTCCAGCTCGACGTCTGGGGCGAGGTCCTCGACGGGCTCCACCTCGTCCGCGAAGCCGGGCTCCCGACGTCCCACCCGGCCTGGGACCTGCAGCGCGGGCTGCTCGACTTCCTCGAAGGCCACTGGGACCAGCCGGACAACAGCCTGTGGGAGGTCCGCGGGCCGCGCCGGCACTTCGTCCACTCCAAGGTGATGGCCTGGGCCGGCGTCGACCGCGCGGTGCACACGGTGGCGGCCCACGGCCTCGACGGCCCGGTCGAGGACTGGCGGGCCCTGCGCGAGAAGATCCACCAGGACGTCTGCGCCCACGGTTACGACGCCGACCGCAACACGTTCACCCAGTTCTACGGCTCGCGCGGCCTGGACGCGGCCCTGCTGCTCATCCCCCGCGTCGGTTTCCTGCCGGCCGGGGACGCCCGGGTCCGCGGAACGGTGGACGCGGTCCGCGCCGAGCTCGCCCACGGCGGTTTCGTCCGGCGCTACGACCCCGACGCGGACGGCGGCGTCGACGGACTGCCCGGCGGCGAGGGCAGTTTCCTGGCGTGCAGCTTCTGGCTCGCCGACGCCCTCCACGCGACCGGCCGCACGAGCGAGGCCCGCGGGCTGTTCGAGCAACTGCTGGGGCTCCGCAACGACGTGGGGCTGCTGTCGGAGGAGTACGACACCGCCTCGGGGCGGCAGGTGGGAAACACCCCGCAGGCGTTCAGCATGGTCGGGCTGGTCAACACGGCCAGGCAGCTTTCGGGTTCGGAAACCGGCACGAACGCTCCGGGCGAGCACCAGCGCCCCCTGGACGATTGA
- a CDS encoding glucose 1-dehydrogenase produces the protein MRALTVVPEQRGSLRTGTVPEPQPGPGELLVRGLALGVCGTDKEIARGEYGWAPPGRDRLVLGHESLGQVITPAAGFAEGDLVVGVVRRPDPVPCGACAAGEFDMCRNGRYTERGIKEIDGYGSERWTVEADYAVRLDPRLRDVGMLLEPTTVVAKAWEQIQRVGERAWFEPQRVLVTGAGPIGLLGALLGVQRGLDVHVLDRVTGGPKPRLAEALGATYHHDPVEKVLPSLEPDVVLEATGVGSLVFDAMAGTGSYGIVCLTGVSPAGRSLTVDAGTINRELVLENDVVIGSVNANLRHYRAAADALGRADLDWLGGLITRRVPLDRAADAFEAHDDDVKVVIDLDGER, from the coding sequence ATGCGAGCACTGACCGTGGTGCCGGAACAGCGGGGGTCCCTGCGGACCGGCACGGTACCCGAGCCGCAACCGGGGCCGGGCGAGCTGCTCGTGCGGGGGCTCGCCCTCGGCGTGTGCGGCACGGACAAGGAGATCGCCCGCGGCGAGTACGGCTGGGCGCCACCCGGCCGGGACCGCTTGGTGCTGGGACACGAGTCACTCGGCCAGGTGATCACCCCGGCCGCCGGCTTCGCCGAGGGCGACCTCGTCGTCGGGGTCGTCCGGCGCCCCGACCCGGTGCCGTGCGGCGCGTGCGCGGCCGGGGAGTTCGACATGTGCCGCAACGGCCGCTACACCGAGCGCGGTATCAAGGAGATCGACGGCTACGGCAGCGAACGGTGGACCGTCGAGGCGGATTACGCGGTCCGCCTCGATCCCCGCCTGCGGGACGTCGGCATGCTGCTGGAACCCACGACGGTCGTCGCTAAGGCGTGGGAGCAGATCCAGCGCGTCGGGGAACGCGCCTGGTTCGAGCCGCAGCGGGTGCTGGTCACCGGCGCGGGCCCGATCGGGCTGCTCGGCGCGCTGCTGGGCGTGCAGCGCGGCCTCGACGTCCACGTCCTCGACCGCGTCACCGGCGGCCCCAAGCCCCGGCTCGCCGAGGCGCTGGGCGCGACCTACCACCACGACCCGGTCGAAAAGGTGCTGCCGTCGCTCGAGCCAGATGTCGTCCTCGAGGCCACCGGCGTCGGTTCGCTGGTGTTCGACGCGATGGCCGGCACCGGCTCGTACGGCATCGTCTGCCTCACCGGCGTCTCCCCGGCCGGCCGGAGCCTCACCGTGGACGCGGGGACCATCAACCGTGAGCTCGTCCTCGAAAACGACGTCGTCATCGGGTCGGTCAACGCCAACCTGCGCCACTACCGGGCCGCCGCCGACGCGCTCGGCCGCGCGGACCTGGACTGGCTCGGCGGGCTCATCACCCGGCGGGTGCCCCTGGACCGGGCGGCCGACGCCTTCGAAGCGCACGACGACGACGTCAAGGTCGTCATCGACCTCGACGGCGAGCGCTGA
- a CDS encoding RICIN domain-containing protein — translation MRPTHSALRRTLSTALRFLALSALAGGLLTAVPAQAQASTAGLKGVNWADTRDNFVNGVLYVSGLGASDTYSSAAATANQVVGQLYSITGASTVRMPINEPTVSGYWGTYTGAIDTALTKGKVILAYWAYTGGRPTDTGRFQQMWDTVVAKYGSNPNAYFEVINEPYAYSAGDLNNFYTAWLNRYPGVPRDRVILDGAGLAQNVPAVGGDRRLDGTLLAAHDYSFFAGYESETEWADHIGGYIGAYADRTVVTEWGGPMSPGSKNGVHYDSLDYSIPSGSFFADYIRGVSGKLRSLGVGSVYWPGLRDGDWYSMTTKAGTGPGIKLSLSNASGLTRLRYAWGIGDGGGTYVRIVNAATGLYVDGLGRSSSGSGTGQASGDPARYDQQWVIENAGNRVRIKNRATGLYLDGAGRTTNGAVVSQYAASGSANQLWSVVTDANNVRIRNSSTGEYLDGMGRTASGTDLGQYGDSSSTNQRWRIVAAG, via the coding sequence ATGAGACCGACCCACTCCGCGCTCCGCAGGACGCTGTCCACGGCGTTGCGGTTCTTGGCGCTGTCCGCGCTCGCCGGCGGGCTGCTGACCGCCGTCCCGGCGCAGGCCCAGGCGTCCACTGCCGGGCTCAAGGGCGTCAACTGGGCCGACACGCGGGACAACTTCGTCAACGGCGTGCTGTACGTCTCCGGGCTCGGTGCCTCGGACACGTACTCCTCGGCCGCCGCCACGGCGAACCAGGTCGTCGGCCAGCTGTATTCGATCACCGGGGCGAGCACGGTCCGGATGCCGATCAACGAACCGACGGTCTCCGGCTACTGGGGCACCTACACCGGGGCGATCGACACCGCGCTCACCAAGGGCAAGGTGATCCTGGCGTACTGGGCCTACACCGGGGGCAGGCCGACGGACACGGGCCGGTTCCAGCAGATGTGGGACACGGTCGTCGCCAAGTACGGCAGCAACCCGAACGCCTACTTCGAGGTCATCAACGAGCCGTACGCCTACAGCGCGGGCGACCTGAACAACTTCTACACCGCCTGGCTGAACCGGTACCCCGGCGTGCCCCGCGACCGGGTGATCCTCGACGGCGCCGGCCTGGCCCAGAACGTGCCCGCGGTCGGCGGCGACCGGCGGCTCGACGGGACGCTGCTGGCGGCCCACGACTACTCGTTCTTCGCCGGCTACGAAAGCGAAACCGAGTGGGCCGACCACATCGGCGGCTACATCGGCGCGTACGCGGACCGGACCGTCGTCACCGAGTGGGGCGGCCCGATGTCGCCCGGCAGCAAGAACGGCGTGCACTACGACTCCCTCGACTACAGCATCCCGAGCGGATCGTTCTTCGCCGACTACATCCGGGGCGTCAGCGGGAAACTGCGGAGCCTGGGCGTGGGCAGCGTGTACTGGCCGGGCCTGCGCGACGGCGACTGGTACAGCATGACGACCAAGGCGGGAACCGGCCCGGGCATCAAGCTGTCGCTGTCGAACGCCAGCGGGCTGACCCGGCTGCGGTACGCGTGGGGCATCGGCGACGGAGGCGGCACGTACGTCCGGATCGTCAACGCCGCCACCGGGCTGTACGTCGACGGGCTGGGGCGCTCCTCCAGCGGCTCCGGCACCGGCCAGGCGAGCGGCGACCCCGCCCGCTACGACCAGCAGTGGGTCATCGAGAACGCCGGCAACCGCGTGCGCATCAAGAACCGCGCCACCGGCCTCTACCTGGACGGCGCGGGCCGCACCACCAACGGCGCCGTCGTGAGCCAGTACGCCGCGAGCGGCAGCGCCAACCAGCTGTGGTCGGTGGTGACCGACGCGAACAACGTGCGCATCCGGAACAGCAGCACCGGCGAGTACCTCGACGGCATGGGCCGCACCGCCAGCGGCACCGACCTCGGTCAATACGGTGACAGCAGCAGCACCAACCAGCGGTGGCGCATCGTCGCCGCCGGCTGA
- a CDS encoding lytic polysaccharide monooxygenase, translating into MRRRNFSGSGTGRRGLIALVIAGLAGLFVGVPAASAHGTIVSPPTRAYQCWKDWGSQHTNPAMQQQDPMCWAAFQANADTMWNWMSALRDGLHGNFQGATPDGQLCSNGLARNNSLNTPGQWRTTSLGSTFSMHLYDQASHGADFIRVYVSKNGYDPTTQRLGWGNLDQVTQTGRYAPAKDITFTVQTSGGYRGHHVVFTIWQASHQDQTYMWCSDVDFG; encoded by the coding sequence ATGCGTAGGCGCAACTTCTCCGGGTCCGGTACCGGACGACGGGGCCTGATCGCCCTGGTCATCGCCGGGCTGGCCGGCCTGTTCGTCGGGGTGCCCGCCGCCTCGGCGCACGGGACCATCGTCAGTCCCCCCACCCGGGCCTACCAGTGCTGGAAGGACTGGGGCAGCCAGCACACGAACCCCGCCATGCAGCAGCAGGATCCCATGTGCTGGGCGGCTTTCCAGGCCAACGCCGACACCATGTGGAACTGGATGAGCGCCCTGCGGGACGGGCTGCACGGCAACTTCCAGGGGGCGACGCCCGACGGGCAGCTGTGCAGCAACGGCCTGGCGCGCAACAACTCCCTGAACACCCCCGGCCAGTGGCGCACCACCAGCCTCGGCAGCACCTTCTCGATGCACCTGTACGACCAGGCCAGCCACGGCGCCGACTTCATCCGGGTCTACGTCAGCAAGAACGGCTACGACCCCACCACCCAGCGCCTCGGCTGGGGCAACCTCGACCAGGTCACGCAGACCGGCCGCTACGCCCCGGCGAAGGACATCACCTTCACCGTCCAGACCTCCGGCGGTTACCGCGGACACCACGTCGTCTTCACGATCTGGCAGGCTTCGCACCAGGACCAGACGTACATGTGGTGCAGTGACGTGGACTTCGGCTGA
- a CDS encoding TIGR03619 family F420-dependent LLM class oxidoreductase translates to MPLGFSLPVFGKAAATPGGIARYAREAERAGAASLWVGDRLLSPVAPVVPYPGYDTMPEEFHTAQDPFTALAVAAAVTETAVLGSSTINATQYQPANFARMLTSIDVASNGRLLPGLGIGWSPDEYAAVGVPMSERGKRLDDLLDLLETWWTKDTVTHEGVGYRIAESDVALKPVRKPPVHLAGFGEKSLRRVAERADGWLPVWSVPEQFPADVITSTLAKLRADAERAGRDPQALGVALRVNPDPGTDAEVIAESVTKIVELVAPDHTFVDLTYLTGSIEEHLDLTGRLLELTAKG, encoded by the coding sequence ATGCCACTTGGTTTCAGCCTTCCGGTGTTCGGCAAGGCGGCGGCCACGCCGGGCGGGATCGCGCGGTACGCGCGCGAGGCGGAACGGGCCGGGGCGGCCAGTCTCTGGGTCGGCGACCGGCTGCTGTCGCCGGTCGCCCCGGTCGTGCCGTACCCGGGCTACGACACCATGCCCGAGGAGTTCCACACCGCGCAGGACCCGTTCACCGCGCTGGCCGTCGCCGCGGCCGTGACCGAAACCGCGGTCCTCGGTTCCAGCACCATCAACGCGACGCAGTACCAGCCGGCCAACTTCGCCCGGATGCTGACCAGCATCGACGTCGCGAGCAACGGCCGGCTCCTCCCGGGGCTGGGCATCGGCTGGTCCCCCGACGAGTACGCGGCCGTCGGCGTGCCGATGTCCGAGCGCGGCAAGCGGCTCGACGACCTGCTCGACCTGCTCGAGACGTGGTGGACGAAGGACACCGTGACGCACGAGGGCGTCGGCTACCGGATCGCGGAGTCCGACGTCGCCCTGAAGCCGGTGCGCAAGCCGCCGGTCCACCTGGCCGGCTTCGGCGAGAAGTCACTGCGCCGGGTCGCCGAGCGGGCCGACGGCTGGCTCCCGGTCTGGTCGGTGCCCGAGCAGTTCCCCGCCGACGTGATCACCTCGACCCTGGCCAAGCTCCGCGCCGACGCCGAGCGGGCCGGCCGCGACCCGCAGGCGCTGGGGGTGGCGCTGCGGGTGAACCCCGACCCCGGCACGGACGCGGAGGTCATCGCCGAGTCGGTCACCAAGATCGTCGAGCTGGTGGCCCCGGACCACACCTTCGTGGACCTCACCTACCTGACCGGCAGCATCGAGGAGCACCTCGACCTCACCGGCCGGCTGCTCGAGCTGACCGCCAAGGGCTGA
- a CDS encoding HEXXH motif domain-containing protein, with amino-acid sequence MRAVPFTLRRAQFAALARGGGGPSVVRLLADARLSRTLHLIRHLAGTQNSAASALAVLARLEKARPGSVVRVLRHPSVGAWALRVATRGETAVPGLQRIILAAAVHARVPVTADVPGRDVAIPGMGTVLLAEPGRITVTPIPGGTRIGPVTIPLDWRLPADHWYPLPRVTVGARDRPVTFLLDDWSGADEPPAMVPDTAAVPDVWEKALGAAWQVLSRHHPGTADELPWAIKVVTPLRGGKSSPVSGTADAAFGCVFLSPPADPVTAAASLTHELQHTKLIGLTDLFPLISPGADRRYYAPWRTDPRPASGLLHGSYAFAGVAAFWRKQRRVPAPPADRLFAETEFARWRKAVAEALAELRAGDELTDLGREFTDLLAETVTGWLAEPVGRTAAAAAGRLDSDHRAAWLAVHRTA; translated from the coding sequence ATGAGAGCGGTCCCGTTCACCCTGCGGCGGGCTCAGTTCGCCGCGCTCGCCCGGGGCGGCGGGGGCCCGTCCGTGGTGCGCCTGCTCGCCGACGCCCGGCTCAGCCGCACCCTCCACCTGATCAGGCACCTGGCCGGCACGCAGAATTCCGCGGCGTCCGCCCTCGCCGTCCTGGCTCGCTTGGAAAAAGCGCGGCCCGGGTCCGTCGTCCGAGTGCTCCGTCACCCGTCGGTGGGCGCTTGGGCGTTGCGGGTGGCCACCCGGGGAGAAACCGCGGTACCGGGCCTCCAGCGGATCATCCTGGCCGCGGCCGTCCACGCCCGCGTTCCGGTGACGGCCGACGTGCCGGGCCGCGACGTCGCGATTCCGGGAATGGGCACGGTCCTGCTCGCCGAGCCGGGCAGAATCACGGTGACACCGATTCCGGGCGGCACGCGAATCGGGCCGGTCACGATTCCCCTCGACTGGCGCCTGCCGGCCGACCACTGGTACCCGCTCCCCCGCGTCACGGTCGGCGCCCGGGACCGGCCCGTCACATTCCTCCTGGACGACTGGTCCGGTGCGGACGAGCCGCCCGCGATGGTCCCGGACACCGCCGCGGTCCCGGACGTGTGGGAGAAGGCGCTCGGCGCGGCCTGGCAGGTGCTCAGCCGCCACCACCCCGGCACCGCGGACGAGCTGCCGTGGGCGATCAAGGTGGTCACGCCCCTGCGCGGAGGGAAGTCCAGTCCGGTGAGCGGCACCGCCGACGCGGCGTTCGGGTGCGTCTTCCTTTCCCCGCCCGCCGATCCGGTGACCGCGGCCGCGAGCCTGACCCACGAGCTCCAGCACACCAAGCTCATCGGGCTGACCGATTTGTTCCCGCTGATTTCGCCCGGCGCGGATCGCCGGTACTACGCGCCGTGGCGAACCGATCCGAGGCCGGCGAGCGGCCTGCTGCACGGCAGCTACGCGTTCGCTGGGGTGGCGGCTTTCTGGCGGAAACAGCGGCGAGTCCCGGCACCGCCGGCCGACCGGCTGTTCGCCGAAACGGAGTTCGCGCGGTGGCGGAAAGCGGTGGCCGAGGCACTGGCCGAGCTCCGGGCCGGAGACGAGCTGACCGACCTGGGCCGCGAATTCACCGATTTGCTGGCGGAGACCGTCACCGGCTGGCTCGCCGAACCGGTCGGCCGCACCGCCGCGGCCGCCGCGGGCCGGCTCGATTCGGACCACCGCGCCGCCTGGCTCGCGGTGCACCGGACCGCTTGA
- a CDS encoding FxsB family cyclophane-forming radical SAM/SPASM peptide maturase → MEEIVRAAPLAFRQFILKLHGRCNLACDYCYLYTKADHGWQLRPRALSPELADRTVARIAEHVAAHRVPTLAVLLHGGEPLLGGLPLVRRIADALRDKVAARVRLSMQTNGTLLTEATLEVLSELDVGVGVSLDGDRIAHDRHRRGPGGQGSHADTAAALRRLNSPAFREIYRGVLCTIDLRNDPVACYEALLEFSPPRVDFLLPHHTWDAPPPGAGRYADWLIRIFDRWYGADRRETGVRLFEEIIHVLFGGRSAVESVGGPPSAPFLVVETDGSISRSDILASAAENVAKTGLHVDRDPFDAALPGAAPPPLSASCRACDLVRVCGGGLPTHRYRSGSGFDNPSVYCADLYRLIAHIRARLTADLGALRGTR, encoded by the coding sequence ATGGAGGAGATCGTCCGAGCGGCCCCGTTGGCATTTCGTCAATTCATCCTCAAGCTGCACGGCCGGTGCAACCTGGCCTGCGACTACTGCTACCTCTACACCAAAGCCGACCACGGCTGGCAGCTTCGCCCGCGGGCCTTGTCGCCGGAGCTGGCCGACCGGACCGTCGCCAGGATCGCCGAACACGTCGCCGCGCACCGCGTGCCGACCCTGGCTGTCCTGCTGCACGGCGGCGAGCCGCTGCTCGGCGGTCTTCCGCTCGTCCGGCGGATCGCGGACGCCTTGCGGGACAAGGTGGCCGCCCGAGTCCGGCTCTCGATGCAGACCAACGGAACCCTGCTCACCGAGGCCACTCTGGAGGTGCTGAGCGAGCTGGACGTCGGCGTCGGCGTGAGCCTCGACGGAGACCGGATCGCCCACGACCGGCACCGCCGCGGGCCCGGTGGGCAAGGGAGCCACGCGGACACGGCGGCCGCGCTGCGGCGGCTGAATTCCCCCGCTTTCCGCGAGATATACCGCGGGGTGCTGTGCACCATCGATCTGCGCAACGATCCCGTCGCCTGCTACGAAGCCCTGCTGGAGTTCTCTCCGCCCCGGGTCGATTTCCTGCTCCCGCACCACACCTGGGACGCGCCACCGCCGGGCGCGGGCCGGTACGCGGATTGGCTGATCCGCATCTTCGACCGCTGGTACGGCGCGGACCGGCGCGAAACGGGGGTGCGGTTGTTCGAGGAGATCATCCACGTGCTGTTCGGCGGCCGGTCCGCCGTCGAAAGCGTGGGCGGCCCGCCGTCGGCCCCGTTCCTGGTGGTGGAAACCGACGGTTCGATCAGCCGCTCGGACATTCTTGCCTCCGCCGCCGAAAACGTGGCGAAAACCGGTCTGCACGTGGACCGGGATCCGTTCGACGCCGCACTCCCCGGTGCGGCACCGCCACCACTGAGCGCGAGCTGTCGGGCGTGCGACCTGGTGCGGGTGTGCGGCGGCGGGCTCCCGACGCACCGGTACCGCTCGGGCAGCGGTTTCGACAATCCCTCGGTCTACTGCGCGGACCTCTACCGATTGATCGCGCACATCCGGGCCCGGCTCACCGCCGACCTCGGCGCGTTGCGCGGTACCCGATGA